The sequence below is a genomic window from Dehalogenimonas sp. THU2.
TTTTCTCATCGCCTATGAGCCCATCTGGGCCATCGGTACCGGCCGGGCGGCCACCGGGGAACACGCCAACCGGGTGATGTCTTTCATCCGCTCGATTTTTTCAGACCTGTTCAGTCCGGAAGCCGCCGAAACACTTCCTCTCCTTTACGGAGGAAGCGTCAACGCTGAGAACATCATCGAGTATCTATCACAACCGGATATCGATGGCGCGCTGGTGGGCGGCGCCAGCCTTAAAGCCGCGCAATTCGTCAGCATCGTCAAACGCGCGGCGCAACCTTACAGTCTCTAGGACCCCGGAAGATTTTGCAAGATAATACCGGATCCAACAAACTCATCGTCATCGTCGGACCTACCGGCAGCGGAAAAACCGATTTGGCCGTCGAGCTGGCTAAAACCTATCCCGGTGAAGTGATCAGCGCCGACAGCCGCCAGATATACCGCTACCTGGACATCGGCACGGCCAAACCTTCTCTCGCTGAAAGGGGAGGGGTACCACATCACTTATTTGACATAATAGACCCCGGGCAGGATTTTAACCTTGCGGAATACCAGGGACAAACCTATCAAGTCATAGATGGAATCCAATCCAGCGCAAAGCTGCCGTTTCTGGTGGGTGGCAGCGGGCTTTATGTTTGGGCAGTGGTCGAAGGCTGGCAGATCCCACAGGTAGCCCCGGATTGGGAACTACGGAATGCATTGGAAAAACGGGCGCGGGACGAAGGTGCTGACGCGCTTTACCAGCAATTGGTAGCTGTGGATGCCGCTGCCGCCGAAAGCATCGACCGCCATAATATCCGTCGCGTCATCCGGGCTCTGGAAGTTAGGCTGGGAGGCGGCAACCGTGCTGCTGAGGCACCGCGCAAGAAGACGCCACCTTACAGTATTTTGATCATCGGCCTGACCGCCGAGCGCCGAACTCTTTATGAGCGCGTTGACTTTCGTATTGATAAAATGATAGAAAGTGGTCTGGTCGCAGAGGTCAGTTCCGTTTTAGATAAAGGTTACGCACCCGACACCTCAGCGCTGAAAAGCGTCGGTTACAAAGAGGCAATGAGTCACCTCCGGGGCGAATTGGACATTCCGGCGATGGCCGAGAGAATCAAGGCGGAAACTCACCGGCTGATAAGGCACCAGTATAACTGGTTCCGTTTGATTGACTCCCGCATACACTGGTTGGATATTCAGGACGACTATGTTGCCCGAGCCAAAGAATTGATCAAAGGATTCCTGGAAGAAAAGAGCTCCGAATATGGAATTTACTAAAGTACAAAGCGCCGGTAATGATTTTGTCTTGATAGAGGCTGCCAATCTCAAAGCGGATTGGTCTGAGTTAGCCATCGCGACGTGCCATCGGCATTTTGGCATCGGTGCGGACGGACTTCTGCTGTTGCTACCGTCGAAAAAGGCTGATTTCCGCATGCGTATCTATAATAGCGACGGAACCGAAGCCGAAGCCTGTGGTAACGGG
It includes:
- the miaA gene encoding tRNA (adenosine(37)-N6)-dimethylallyltransferase MiaA, whose amino-acid sequence is MQDNTGSNKLIVIVGPTGSGKTDLAVELAKTYPGEVISADSRQIYRYLDIGTAKPSLAERGGVPHHLFDIIDPGQDFNLAEYQGQTYQVIDGIQSSAKLPFLVGGSGLYVWAVVEGWQIPQVAPDWELRNALEKRARDEGADALYQQLVAVDAAAAESIDRHNIRRVIRALEVRLGGGNRAAEAPRKKTPPYSILIIGLTAERRTLYERVDFRIDKMIESGLVAEVSSVLDKGYAPDTSALKSVGYKEAMSHLRGELDIPAMAERIKAETHRLIRHQYNWFRLIDSRIHWLDIQDDYVARAKELIKGFLEEKSSEYGIY